Genomic DNA from Roseburia intestinalis L1-82:
GCCGCTTTGCCATCGGTACACTTGCCGGACGTGATCTGACAGAGTCACAGGTGAAATCACTTTTAACCGACGGCAGAACGGAGACGATCCGCGGTTTTAAGTCAAAGACGGGCAAAAAATTTGATGCCTGCGTGGCATTAGAAACCGATGAAACCGGTCGGAAATATTTAAAGTTTGACTTTGATCATGCGGAGGCAAAAAAGATAAAAGATGTTTCCTGTCCGCTCTGCGGCGGTGACATTGTGCAGACACCGTTCGGGTATGGCTGTGCAAATTATAAAAAAGATGATCCGGAAAGCTGCCGTTTTTCCATTGGAAAGATGGGAGAAAAAACGTTAAATGAGGCACAGGTAAAACAGCTTCTGACAGAGGGGCGGACGGCGACGATCCGCGGATTTAAGTCAAAGACAGGAAAGAAGTTTGATGCAAGGATTGCTTTAAAAAAAGACGAATCCGGCAAGGTAATCGGACTAAAATACGATTTCTCGGATGTGGAAGCCCCCAAATTAAAAGATGTGAAATGCCCGGTCTGCGGCGGTGATATGGTGAAAACGCCGTTCGGCTATGGCTGCGCAAATTATAAAAAAGATGATCCGGAAAGCTGTCGTTTTTCGGTTGGACAGATCGCAGGAGTAAAATTAAAAGAAGCACAGGTCAAAGAACTTTTAACCAATGGAAAGACCGGTGTGATCGAAGGATTTATCGCAAAGACCGGAATGAAATTTGATGCTCCGTTAAAACTGACCAAAGAGGGGCAGATCACCTTTGATTTTCCGGAGAAACCAAAACCTGTCGAGACAACAGTAAAATGTCCGAGGTGTGGGGAACTCTTAAAGAAAAGCCAATGGTACTATGAGTGTGACTGCGGTTTTAAGGTAGGGCATACGGTTGCGAAAGTGCCGCTTTCGGAAGCAATCATAAAAGAACTGTTGGAAACCGGAAAGACAAAGGAAAAAGTGACTGGATTTAACTCGAAAGCAGGGAATGTGTTTGATTCCTGCCTAAAATATGAGGATGAGCGGATCAGTTTTGATTTTGACAATCCGGGAAGCCTGTCTCTACAAAAACAGGAGTCAGAGAAACAATCAGAAGTGCAGATGGCTGTGCAGGAAAATGAGACTGAAAAACAGCAGCCACAGCAGGCAGAACAGACACCGGATGGTGCGGATGATTTCTATGCCACTATGGCGGATGAGGCTGCAGCATTTCAGGAACAGGAAGAAGCAGAATGGATCGCTGGAAGTAATTTTTTAGATGAATTTATGCCATAAGAAATCTCCGGCAGACAGAAATTCTTGTCTGTCCGGAAATTTTTTTGCAGTGTTCGAATATTATTTTGACAGATCTGTGAAAACGTTTTACAATAGAACCAGTATGCAAACAGAAATGCCAGGATCACACTGGATTCATATCCATGTGAGAGAGACATTCTGGGATGGAGGAAAAGATGGAAAACGCAAAAATCAGCAATTTATATGATTTAGATGAAACAATCGCAAAAGAATATTTAGAACAGTTTACATATCCATGGGAGGCTTTAAAAGGGATCAGTGAGTTCATAAAAAAACTTGGACCAACATTAGATCCGGAAAAGTTTGAAAAAAGAGGCGAGGATATCTGGGTTGCAAAGAGTGCAAAAGTGGCACCGACAGCATGTTTAAACGGTCCGCTGATCATTGATGAGGATGCAGAAATCCGTCACTGCGCATTTGTCCGCGGCAGTGCGATCGTAGGAAAGGGTTCTGTTGTCGGCAATTCCACAGAACTGAAAAATGATATTATTTTCAATTCCGTTCAGGTGCCGCATTATAATTATGTTGGCGATTCCATTCTTGGCTATAAATCGCATATGGGTGCAGGTTCGATCACGTCAAATGTGAAATCCGACAAGACACTGGTTGTGGTAAAAGACGGTGATGAGAAGATCGAGACTGGATTGAAAAAATTCGGTGCCATGCTTGGGGATTATGTGGAAGTTGGATGTAACTCTGTATTAAATCCTGGAACGGTGATCGGCAGACATACAAATGTATATCCGCTTTCAAGTGTCAGGGGAGTGATCCCGGCAAACTCAATTTTTAAGAAACCGGGCGAGGTTGTACAGAAAAAAGAAGCATGATATTCTTAAACTTAAGATCCGGACAGGTCGGATAAGTTATGGCAGAAAATATTGATTATATTTTAAGTACAGGGAGATAAAATATATGGAAGAAGAAAAGAAATATATTTATAATGATAAAGCGGAACGGATCAAAAAGATGAACCGGTTCTATATAGGTGCAACCATATTTCTTGGAATATTGTTTTTACTGTATCTGTGGCTCCGCATGGCAAATCAGAATCTGGTAAATGCAACAGTATATGGGAATACTGTATTAATAATAGGCGCATCAGTTTTGGACACGATTATTTATCATAAAGATCATGCAACAGCAAAATTAAAAGTGATTGCTACGCTTGAGATGGGATTAGAGTATCTGTTAGTCGGAGTACAGACAGATGCACATTTTATTACGTATGTACTGATCGTTTTAGTTGCGTTACAGATTCCGTACTATGATGAAGGTGGATTAAAAAGAACCTGTGTGGGAGTGAGTATTCTCTACGTGATCGTTACGATTGTTCAGGGAATAAAGGGTATTACTGTATTGAACGTGGATACAATATGTTCTGTGGTCGGCGTGCTTGGCGTTTTATTTATGGTTTCAAGAATTGGAAAGATCACATTATTGTTTAACGCAGATGCACTTGGATCCATAGATGAGGAACACAAAAAGCAGAATGAAATTTTACAGGGAGTGCTTGAGATTTCCAAAACTGTTCAGGAAGAATCAGTTAAGAGCAGCAGCCTGATCGGAAAACTGGTCGAGACGACCAATTCTGTAACTGGCAGTATGCAGGAGATTACAACGGCTTCCGGAATGAATGCAAACAGCATCGAAGAACAGAATACCATGACTGCAACGATCCAGGATGCGATCGAGGAAACAAGTGAGCGATCAAAACAGATGGTGGATATCGCAATGAATTCAAATGACAGCATTCAGGAAAATATGCGTGTGATGGATGAGTTGAAAGATCAGGCAGAGCAGATCACAAATACAAATCATGATGTTACTGAGGCAATGACCAAACTTCAGGATAAGACAAAAGAAGTAGAAGAGATTGCAGGTATGATCTTAAATATTTCAAGCCAGACAAACCTGCTGGCGTTAAATGCATCTATTGAGAGTGCACGTGCCGGAGAAGCCGGAAGAGGTTTTGCGGTTGTAGCAGAGCAGATCAGACAGCTTGCGGAACAGACAAAAAATTCGACGGAAGAGATCACGAGAATTACAAACGAACTGAATGCAAATGCAAATGATGTGGTTGTATCAGTAGAAGGTTCTGTACAGGCAACGGAAGATCAGAAAGAAAAGATTCTTGCTGCGTCAGAAACATTTAATCTGCTTAATAAAAATATAGGTGAGCTGGTTGCCCATATTGAAGAGGTCAATAAAAAGGTAAGCGGACTTTCAGATTCCAACAATAAGATTGTGGTAAACTGCTCGCAGCTTTCGGCAGCGACTGAGGAAGTTACGGCGAGTGCAGAACAGGTACATACACTCAGTGAAGAAAACCTTGATGTTGCAAAACAGGTTCAGAATGCGGTAGAGAAAATTCACAGTACGGCAGATGATATAAAAAAGTTTTTGCACTGACAGAAAGGAGTGCATAATTATATGAAAAATAAAGTGTGGTTGTTTACAGCCGCACTTTTGCTTTTTACAGCAGGGTGTGGGAAGACAGATCTGACAGAAAAGGAAATAAACGGAGATGAGCAGAAAACGATAGAAAGCCAGGAGACGGAAAAAACGACAGAAAAGGATGGAAATGCATCCGGAGAAAAGAAATCTGTGACAGAAAATGAAAACGCAGAATTACAGGAAAATGGGGAAAGTTATACCTGGGAGGATGTTACATTACAGTTTCCAAAAAGCTGGAAAGACAAGTATGTTGTTGCGGAAGATGAAAATGGATTTACGGTTTTTCAGAAGGCTTCCTATGAGAAAGAAAAAGGGATGGGATACCTTTTTGGCATTTCGAAGGACACGGAATGGTATCCGGATGCTGCCGGTGTAAGTATTTTAGGATATACCGATGATGGAGTGTTATATGAGGTTGTGAGGCCTACGGATGTGAGCTGCGATGTGGAAAATGAGGATACTTTAAATGAATATCAAGGGATGATGCAGCAGTCAGATACGGTAGTACAGAATGCGGTCATTGATACACAGAACCTGCACAAAGATGCTGACCAGTATATCATTCCGGTCAGTATGACACAGACAATTTCGGCAGACAGTCTTATCAATATGTCGGACAATGATTTATGGTTAGCACGCAATGAAATCTATGCAAGACATGGACGGGGTTTTACCAATGAATATCTGCAGAGTTATTTTAATGCATGTTCCTGGTATGAAAAAACGGCGGAGACAGATGCATTTGACGAGTCTGTGTTAAGCCAGACAGAGAAAGATAATCTGAAAGTGATACAGGAAGCAGAAAAAACATATGCAGACGAACATCCATATCCGAAAGAGTATAAAACAGGACAGAAAGTTATGGAAGATATTGATGGAGACGGCAGGGAAGAAGAAATACGTTATGATGTGAAAGAGAGTGGCGATTATGCAGGGTATTCCTGTATCCTTACCGTGAATGGAACTTCATATGAACTGTGCGAATATGCGGCGATGGTGACACCGGAAACAGATTGCTTTTATGTCACTGATATTAATGCTTATGATGATTCGTTAGAGATTGCTGTCTTAGATGATGGGCCGAGTGGTGATTATGTGACATATTTTTACCGGTATGATGGAAACACACTCGAATTTGCCGGAGAAGTTACTGGTTTTCCTTTTAAAGAAAAAAATGGCGGTATCAACGGCTTTACCGGACAAAGCGGAATCTATGGAACAATTCGTACAGATATTCTTGAGACAGCATACTTAAATGGCTACTGGTGGTATGACAGTGATGCGGGGAAATTAGAGTATATGGATACCGGAATGCACAGGTATCAGTATTTCACACCGCACAGATTATATGTGGATCTCCCACTGTGGGAGGCTATGGATCAGACATCAGACCAGGTGACGGTTTCATCCGGTCAGGATGTATTCTTTATCAGTTCCGATGCAAAGGAATGGATCTATGTTCGTGCCAAAGACGGAACAAAAGGATATATTCATGTGGATGGGGAAAATATCAGCAACGCCGGCAGACTGGGGTCGGAAGTTTTTTCAGAATTGAATTATTTTGATTAGTGTATAAAAACAAATACACGGAATAAAGATAATTTTTTTCGATTAGGACTTGTAGATTTCAACAAAATGTGCGAAAATAGGTAAGGTATGTTAAATGTATAACAAAGTCTGATACATACAGTTCTATTAAGTGAAAGGAGTCTTAAAATGATTTACACTAAGGAAGTCGAAAACATGTGTCCTGTAGCAAAGGGCGCAAAACATGAACCAGCTCCAATTCCGGAAGAAGGCAAATGGGTTCATTCTAAAAAAATTGAAGATATTTCAGGTTTTACACACGGTGTTGGCTGGTGTGCTCCTCAGCAGGGTGCCTGCAAGCTTTCATTAAATGTAAAAAATGGTGTAATCGAAGAAGCTTTAGTTGAGACAATCGGATGCTCTGGTATGACACATTCCGCAGCTATGGCAGCAGAGGTATTACAGGGCAAAACTATTCTTGAAGCATTAAACACAGACCTTGTTTGTGATGCAATCAATACAGCAATGAGAGAGTTATTCTTACAGATCGTTTACGGTCGTACACAGAGTGCATTCTCTGATGACGGTCTTGCAATCGGTGCTGGTCTTGAGGATTTAGGTAAAGGACTTCGTTCCCAGGTTGGTACAATGTACGCTACCAAAGAGAAAGGTGTTCGTTACTTGGAGATGGCAGAAGGTTATGTAACCGGTATTGCTCTTGACGAGAATAACGAAGTTATCGGATATCAGTTCGTTTCTCTTGGAAAAATGACTGACTTCATCAAAAAAGGCGATGATCCTAACACTGCATGGGAAAAAGCAAAAGGACAGTACGGCCGTGTGGCAGATGCTGTTAAAATCATCGACCCGAGAGAAGAGTAGGAAAGGAGACGGACGAAAATGGCATTATTTGAAGGATATGAAAGAAGAATTGACCAGATCAACGCTGTGTTAAACAGCTATGGTATCAGCTCTATCGAAGAAGCTGAAAAAATTACAAAAGATGCTGGACTTGATGTTTACGATCAGGTAAAGAAAATCCAGCCAATCTGTTTCGAGAACGCTTGCTGGGCTTACACTGTAGGTGCTGCAA
This window encodes:
- a CDS encoding LbetaH domain-containing protein; protein product: MENAKISNLYDLDETIAKEYLEQFTYPWEALKGISEFIKKLGPTLDPEKFEKRGEDIWVAKSAKVAPTACLNGPLIIDEDAEIRHCAFVRGSAIVGKGSVVGNSTELKNDIIFNSVQVPHYNYVGDSILGYKSHMGAGSITSNVKSDKTLVVVKDGDEKIETGLKKFGAMLGDYVEVGCNSVLNPGTVIGRHTNVYPLSSVRGVIPANSIFKKPGEVVQKKEA
- a CDS encoding methyl-accepting chemotaxis protein, encoding MEEEKKYIYNDKAERIKKMNRFYIGATIFLGILFLLYLWLRMANQNLVNATVYGNTVLIIGASVLDTIIYHKDHATAKLKVIATLEMGLEYLLVGVQTDAHFITYVLIVLVALQIPYYDEGGLKRTCVGVSILYVIVTIVQGIKGITVLNVDTICSVVGVLGVLFMVSRIGKITLLFNADALGSIDEEHKKQNEILQGVLEISKTVQEESVKSSSLIGKLVETTNSVTGSMQEITTASGMNANSIEEQNTMTATIQDAIEETSERSKQMVDIAMNSNDSIQENMRVMDELKDQAEQITNTNHDVTEAMTKLQDKTKEVEEIAGMILNISSQTNLLALNASIESARAGEAGRGFAVVAEQIRQLAEQTKNSTEEITRITNELNANANDVVVSVEGSVQATEDQKEKILAASETFNLLNKNIGELVAHIEEVNKKVSGLSDSNNKIVVNCSQLSAATEEVTASAEQVHTLSEENLDVAKQVQNAVEKIHSTADDIKKFLH
- a CDS encoding YARHG domain-containing protein, with the protein product MKNKVWLFTAALLLFTAGCGKTDLTEKEINGDEQKTIESQETEKTTEKDGNASGEKKSVTENENAELQENGESYTWEDVTLQFPKSWKDKYVVAEDENGFTVFQKASYEKEKGMGYLFGISKDTEWYPDAAGVSILGYTDDGVLYEVVRPTDVSCDVENEDTLNEYQGMMQQSDTVVQNAVIDTQNLHKDADQYIIPVSMTQTISADSLINMSDNDLWLARNEIYARHGRGFTNEYLQSYFNACSWYEKTAETDAFDESVLSQTEKDNLKVIQEAEKTYADEHPYPKEYKTGQKVMEDIDGDGREEEIRYDVKESGDYAGYSCILTVNGTSYELCEYAAMVTPETDCFYVTDINAYDDSLEIAVLDDGPSGDYVTYFYRYDGNTLEFAGEVTGFPFKEKNGGINGFTGQSGIYGTIRTDILETAYLNGYWWYDSDAGKLEYMDTGMHRYQYFTPHRLYVDLPLWEAMDQTSDQVTVSSGQDVFFISSDAKEWIYVRAKDGTKGYIHVDGENISNAGRLGSEVFSELNYFD
- a CDS encoding iron-sulfur cluster assembly scaffold protein; amino-acid sequence: MIYTKEVENMCPVAKGAKHEPAPIPEEGKWVHSKKIEDISGFTHGVGWCAPQQGACKLSLNVKNGVIEEALVETIGCSGMTHSAAMAAEVLQGKTILEALNTDLVCDAINTAMRELFLQIVYGRTQSAFSDDGLAIGAGLEDLGKGLRSQVGTMYATKEKGVRYLEMAEGYVTGIALDENNEVIGYQFVSLGKMTDFIKKGDDPNTAWEKAKGQYGRVADAVKIIDPREE